A genomic stretch from Candidatus Nitrososphaera gargensis Ga9.2 includes:
- a CDS encoding OBG GTPase family GTP-binding protein, with protein MGIPEKIKEIQDQIHRTQINKATEFHIGLLKAKIARLKREMEENTHGRTVHTGGENVGFDVRKTGDATVVLIGLPSVGKSTLLNRITNAKSRVASYQFTTLTAVPGMLHHRGAKIQVLDLPGIIEGASSGKGFGKRVLSVARSADLVLIVLDVFQPHHLGVLKKELAEAGIKLDERPPDVVIEKTSTGGIGVNAQVPIKVSERLIKEMMRLYGIPNGRIIIREPNLTDDQLIDVLNGNRVYIPSLIVLNKIDLVNKGFIQEVQSKIGNNFIPISADAGVNIDALKEAIYQKLDLIRIYMRPKGGETDYEEPMIMKNGSTVQDVCNKIHRNMAKNFRYGLIWGKSAKFDGQKVGLDHRLEDEDVLTIIKLAGAM; from the coding sequence TTGGGCATTCCAGAGAAGATAAAGGAGATACAGGACCAGATACATCGCACCCAGATCAACAAGGCTACCGAGTTCCACATAGGGCTGCTCAAGGCCAAGATAGCGCGCCTCAAGCGCGAGATGGAGGAAAACACTCATGGTAGGACGGTGCATACTGGCGGCGAGAACGTCGGCTTTGACGTCAGAAAGACAGGCGATGCCACCGTAGTCCTCATCGGCCTCCCAAGCGTTGGCAAGTCCACGCTCCTCAACAGGATCACAAACGCCAAATCGCGCGTTGCGTCTTACCAGTTCACTACTCTCACGGCTGTCCCCGGCATGCTGCACCACCGCGGCGCCAAGATTCAGGTGCTGGACCTTCCAGGAATCATCGAAGGCGCCTCAAGCGGCAAGGGCTTTGGCAAGCGCGTGCTATCTGTTGCGCGCAGCGCTGACCTTGTGCTCATTGTTCTTGACGTCTTCCAGCCTCATCACTTGGGCGTCTTAAAAAAAGAGCTGGCAGAGGCCGGCATCAAGCTGGACGAGCGGCCGCCAGACGTGGTAATCGAAAAAACGTCGACAGGCGGCATCGGAGTTAACGCGCAGGTTCCAATCAAGGTTTCGGAGCGGCTGATAAAGGAGATGATGCGGCTGTATGGCATACCAAACGGCAGAATAATAATCCGCGAGCCCAACCTGACCGACGACCAGCTGATAGACGTGCTGAACGGCAACCGCGTCTATATCCCGTCGCTTATCGTGCTCAACAAGATAGACCTTGTGAACAAGGGCTTTATCCAGGAGGTCCAGTCAAAGATAGGGAACAACTTTATCCCGATCTCTGCAGACGCCGGCGTCAACATTGATGCTCTCAAGGAAGCCATCTACCAAAAGCTCGACCTTATCAGAATTTACATGCGTCCCAAGGGAGGCGAGACCGACTATGAAGAGCCTATGATAATGAAGAACGGCTCGACAGTTCAGGATGTGTGCAACAAGATACACCGCAACATGGCCAAGAACTTCCGCTACGGGCTGATATGGGGCAAGAGCGCCAAGTTCGACGGGCAAAAAGTGGGGCTGGATCACCGGCTTGAAGACGAAGATGTGCTGACGATAATCAAGCTGGCCGGCGCTATGTGA
- a CDS encoding EamA family transporter: protein MIRHSWIIFLHAALLSIESIIVEMLATQIQLAPLVIAANSIPLAGAVMLLISFGSEKKKSITVFQSWKYLLPGSVLLATGVFAWYDSVGRVGASKEGLLAGPLETVVILLLARAALSEKLSRLQLAGVMIALAGFFATVMSSGLDALITFGDIEAMLSATAFGSGIIFITKLAKTHSAQAVTGSSLFISGLILAMILWTTQAPAISAQDWMVLLLFSLLPLTAALTYVVGLSRIGASLTSIIGSFSIILTVVFQLALLWQNVEVILPANIPLAVAGGIMGVFGIYLIHRTKKTF, encoded by the coding sequence TTGATTCGCCACTCTTGGATCATCTTTCTTCATGCTGCTCTGCTGTCAATAGAGTCAATAATTGTGGAAATGCTCGCAACCCAGATTCAGCTCGCTCCACTTGTCATAGCGGCAAACAGCATCCCTTTGGCCGGCGCAGTCATGCTCCTGATATCGTTTGGGTCTGAAAAGAAAAAGAGCATCACAGTCTTTCAATCTTGGAAATACTTGTTGCCTGGTTCAGTACTTCTTGCTACAGGAGTATTCGCATGGTACGATTCGGTTGGCAGGGTAGGCGCATCAAAGGAAGGCCTTCTTGCCGGGCCGCTTGAGACAGTAGTCATACTACTTCTTGCAAGGGCTGCCTTGAGTGAGAAATTGAGCAGGCTCCAGCTCGCTGGTGTAATGATCGCGCTTGCAGGATTCTTTGCAACAGTGATGAGCAGCGGTCTTGACGCGCTGATCACATTTGGCGATATAGAAGCCATGCTGTCTGCAACAGCATTTGGATCTGGGATAATTTTCATTACAAAACTAGCCAAGACGCATTCGGCGCAGGCAGTTACAGGCTCTTCTCTTTTCATTTCCGGCCTGATACTGGCCATGATACTATGGACGACGCAAGCTCCGGCGATATCGGCACAGGATTGGATGGTGTTATTGTTATTTTCGCTTCTTCCGTTAACTGCGGCCCTGACTTATGTAGTGGGCTTGTCAAGGATAGGTGCCTCGCTCACTTCTATCATTGGCTCATTTTCCATAATCCTGACGGTGGTCTTTCAATTGGCCTTGCTTTGGCAAAATGTGGAGGTCATACTGCCAGCAAACATTCCTCTGGCAGTGGCCGGTGGAATAATGGGAGTTTTTGGCATCTACCTCATACACAGGACGAAAAAGACCTTCTAA
- a CDS encoding DUF3175 domain-containing protein, whose amino-acid sequence MPPARKKNSKGKKRWVSKVTTESTFPKKGIFTKDAETIARHMASKKVSPKGIGSGIRMIQYFINRAGRSLPASRRRELEKAKRILQARQKNR is encoded by the coding sequence ATGCCGCCGGCTCGAAAGAAGAACAGCAAGGGCAAGAAGCGATGGGTAAGCAAGGTCACCACCGAATCAACCTTTCCCAAAAAAGGCATATTCACCAAGGATGCAGAGACGATTGCGCGACACATGGCTTCAAAGAAGGTAAGTCCAAAAGGGATAGGCTCGGGCATACGTATGATACAATACTTCATAAACCGCGCAGGCAGGAGCTTGCCTGCTTCACGGAGGCGCGAGCTAGAGAAGGCAAAAAGGATACTGCAGGCCCGACAAAAAAATAGATAA
- a CDS encoding DUF6659 family protein → MQRNLCDKIIKLDRNIRFVGIVNNRGEVIEGGFQQGIEPLLDETAEQQMYIQSLWNLTTLESYSDKLGKVRYSITEHDKVTLMTFPLGDGILCLSVTPRANVNRIRDRVMQTIKKKPTSRKKKK, encoded by the coding sequence ATGCAACGCAACCTGTGCGACAAGATTATCAAGCTTGACCGCAACATACGATTTGTCGGCATTGTAAACAACAGGGGCGAAGTCATAGAGGGTGGCTTCCAGCAGGGGATCGAGCCGCTGCTCGACGAGACCGCCGAGCAGCAGATGTACATACAGTCGCTGTGGAACCTCACCACGCTCGAATCGTATAGCGACAAGCTGGGCAAGGTTCGTTACAGCATTACCGAGCATGACAAAGTTACGCTCATGACTTTTCCACTTGGTGACGGCATTCTTTGCCTGTCAGTGACGCCACGGGCAAACGTAAACAGGATACGGGACAGGGTAATGCAGACGATCAAGAAAAAACCAACAAGCAGAAAGAAGAAGAAATGA
- the endA gene encoding tRNA-intron lyase, with protein sequence MSSSATAPPSAQQPFSGSKMSEAEMPSVVEARLAAGGKILVDKTRFQDELRTKGFGEKEDAEYVLKPYEALYLMHTKRLALKNKPGMTFDPLFELLLKYDRNIMTKFLVYRDLRSRGYVAKEGFGFGNDFRVYDRGEYEKKPAKYVIFGINEGTNTTVKDFASAIDQIERMGKEAVVAVIERRGEVIYYKASKMRFTENRYRR encoded by the coding sequence ATGTCGTCATCAGCAACAGCTCCGCCGAGCGCGCAGCAGCCATTTTCTGGCTCTAAAATGAGTGAGGCCGAGATGCCATCTGTAGTAGAGGCGCGGCTTGCAGCAGGCGGAAAGATACTGGTTGACAAAACGCGCTTTCAGGATGAGCTCCGTACAAAGGGCTTTGGCGAAAAGGAAGACGCCGAATATGTGCTCAAGCCATACGAGGCGCTGTACCTAATGCACACAAAGCGCCTTGCGCTCAAGAACAAACCCGGCATGACGTTTGACCCGCTGTTTGAATTACTGCTCAAATACGACAGGAACATCATGACAAAGTTTCTGGTCTACCGAGACCTGCGAAGCAGGGGCTATGTCGCAAAAGAGGGGTTCGGGTTTGGCAACGACTTTCGCGTCTACGATCGGGGCGAGTACGAGAAAAAGCCTGCCAAGTATGTGATCTTTGGCATAAACGAGGGGACAAACACGACTGTCAAGGACTTTGCAAGCGCAATCGATCAGATAGAAAGGATGGGTAAGGAAGCGGTAGTAGCAGTGATAGAGCGGCGTGGCGAAGTGATCTATTACAAGGCTTCCAAGATGCGATTCACGGAAAACAGGTATCGCCGCTAA